One region of Synechococcus elongatus PCC 11801 genomic DNA includes:
- a CDS encoding ABC1 kinase family protein — MSFPLADSDRYDAAAIARYYRLRPWLAIARLTVIFWNFLGFAWRLFWDQRQQAGDAHLPERAAELRQILTKLGPTFIKAGQALSTRPDLVRVDFLDELTKLQDQLPPFPNDQAFKIMAEELGRPVSQCFEELSPEPIAAASLGQVYKGKLFSGETVAVKVQRPNLLPTLTLDLYLIRWGATWFGSLLPLNLGHDLTLIVDEFGCKLFEEIDYENEGRNAERFAENFRDCPYVKAPKIYWAFSSRHVLTLEWIDGVKLTAATELDQLGIDADAVVKTGVISGLQQLLEFGFFHADPHPGNLFALPSEPRPDGLGCMAYIDFGMMDQLDQLTKETLVDAVVHLINRDYVELAQDFITLGFLTPDSDLTPIIPALESVLGDIMGEKVRDFNFKTITDRFSELMYDYPFRVPAKFALIIRSLVTQEGLALSVNPDFRIVDVAYPYIAKRLLQGESPQLRRRLLEVLVKDGKFRWSRLENLIAIAQNDGGFDLLPTAQMGLQYLFSEEGAYLRNQLLLALTENERLQTEPLQRLWELLRPELEPARVAGHAFNAFVAFSRDRAAAFFPALALESNR; from the coding sequence GTGAGTTTTCCCCTTGCTGACTCCGATCGCTACGATGCTGCGGCGATCGCCCGCTACTACCGTCTTCGTCCTTGGTTGGCAATCGCACGGCTGACGGTCATCTTCTGGAATTTTCTGGGATTTGCGTGGCGACTTTTTTGGGATCAACGACAACAGGCTGGGGATGCCCATCTGCCAGAACGAGCGGCAGAACTGCGACAAATTCTGACGAAACTGGGGCCAACTTTCATCAAAGCGGGTCAAGCCCTTTCAACGCGACCCGATCTGGTGCGGGTTGATTTCCTCGATGAACTAACCAAGCTACAAGACCAGCTGCCTCCGTTTCCCAATGATCAAGCCTTCAAAATCATGGCGGAGGAACTGGGGCGCCCAGTCAGTCAGTGTTTTGAGGAACTCTCGCCGGAGCCGATCGCAGCCGCCAGTTTAGGTCAGGTCTACAAAGGAAAACTCTTCAGCGGCGAAACGGTTGCCGTCAAAGTGCAGCGGCCGAATCTACTGCCGACGTTGACCCTCGACCTCTATCTCATTCGCTGGGGAGCCACTTGGTTTGGCTCGTTGCTCCCGCTCAATCTTGGCCATGATTTGACCCTGATTGTCGACGAGTTTGGCTGCAAGCTCTTTGAAGAAATCGACTACGAAAATGAAGGGCGAAATGCGGAACGCTTTGCTGAGAACTTCCGCGATTGTCCCTATGTCAAAGCGCCAAAAATTTACTGGGCATTTAGCAGCCGTCATGTCCTGACTCTGGAATGGATCGATGGTGTCAAATTGACAGCAGCGACTGAACTCGATCAGTTGGGTATCGATGCAGATGCAGTCGTTAAAACGGGTGTCATTTCCGGTCTGCAGCAGCTGTTAGAGTTTGGTTTCTTCCACGCTGATCCCCATCCGGGCAACCTGTTTGCCCTGCCGTCAGAACCACGCCCTGATGGTCTGGGCTGCATGGCTTATATCGACTTTGGGATGATGGATCAGCTGGATCAGCTGACTAAAGAAACCTTAGTCGATGCGGTCGTTCACCTGATCAATCGTGATTATGTCGAGCTAGCGCAAGACTTTATTACCCTTGGCTTCCTGACACCCGATAGCGATCTCACACCGATTATTCCGGCGCTGGAATCGGTGCTGGGCGACATCATGGGCGAGAAAGTTCGCGACTTCAACTTCAAGACGATTACCGATCGTTTCTCGGAGTTGATGTATGACTATCCCTTCCGTGTTCCTGCTAAGTTTGCGCTGATTATTCGATCGCTCGTCACCCAAGAAGGTTTAGCGCTGAGCGTGAATCCTGACTTCCGTATTGTTGATGTCGCCTATCCCTACATTGCCAAGCGTCTGTTGCAGGGTGAATCCCCTCAACTGCGGCGGCGTCTGCTAGAAGTCCTGGTCAAGGATGGAAAATTCCGCTGGAGTCGTCTCGAAAATCTGATCGCGATCGCCCAGAATGATGGCGGTTTTGATTTGCTGCCCACGGCTCAAATGGGTCTGCAATATCTGTTCTCAGAAGAAGGGGCTTACCTGCGCAATCAATTGCTGTTGGCTCTGACTGAGAATGAGCGTCTACAAACGGAACCCCTGCAGCGGCTGTGGGAATTGCTGCGGCCGGAACTGGAACCCGCCCGAGTGGCAGGCCATGCCTTCAATGCCTTTGTGGCTTTCTCCCGCGATCGCGCTGCAGCCTTCTTCCCTGCGCTGGCTCTCGAATCCAATCGCTGA
- the dprA gene encoding DNA-processing protein DprA, with protein MPDAEALCCLALVQVPRLGPALLRRLLVHFGSFEAAWQAPTTALLEVDGIGLLLAEAIATLRQQLQPEAFWEQHQRQNPHFLLWTDPAYPRLLREIPTPPPVLYYRGNLDLIQPPLDAVAIGIVGTRDPSPYGRRWTGKLSGAIAQAGYTVISGLAYGVDTEAHQACLEARGKTVAVLGTGVNVIYPPQNRTLYEAILEQGGLILSEQPSATQPDRGAFPARNRIIAGLSRALLVTEAPGRSGALITAHLANEFCRDVYILPNSLDNPKAAGCLSLIQQGAQPILGAGHLLDWLRQLPPLDPQSQPLIPLAVPSQEAEAAIADLTPEQAKVYAILSDQPISKDEIVERSGLDFYQVQIHITHLEILGLVEVLPSDFCQRC; from the coding sequence ATGCCGGACGCTGAGGCGCTGTGCTGTCTTGCCTTGGTGCAAGTGCCACGGCTGGGGCCAGCCTTACTCCGGCGTCTTCTGGTGCACTTTGGCAGTTTTGAAGCTGCTTGGCAGGCCCCGACAACAGCGCTGTTGGAAGTCGATGGCATTGGTCTGTTACTGGCCGAAGCGATCGCGACCCTCAGGCAGCAGTTGCAGCCAGAAGCTTTTTGGGAGCAGCACCAGCGCCAAAATCCGCACTTTTTACTGTGGACTGATCCGGCTTATCCACGCCTCCTGCGCGAAATTCCCACGCCACCGCCTGTTCTCTACTACCGAGGCAACTTAGACCTGATTCAACCGCCGCTGGATGCAGTAGCGATCGGGATTGTGGGCACGCGCGACCCGTCGCCCTATGGTCGCCGCTGGACGGGCAAGTTGAGTGGTGCGATCGCCCAAGCAGGCTACACTGTCATTTCTGGTTTGGCCTATGGAGTTGATACGGAAGCCCACCAAGCCTGTCTGGAAGCGCGGGGAAAAACCGTTGCAGTGCTGGGCACCGGCGTCAATGTGATCTATCCGCCGCAGAATCGCACTCTGTACGAAGCGATTTTGGAGCAAGGTGGATTAATTCTGAGTGAGCAACCCAGCGCTACTCAGCCCGATCGCGGTGCTTTTCCAGCGCGAAATCGCATCATTGCTGGTCTCAGTCGGGCTCTGCTAGTGACAGAAGCACCGGGGCGCTCAGGTGCTTTGATTACGGCTCATTTAGCCAATGAATTTTGTCGAGACGTCTACATCCTGCCGAACAGCTTGGATAATCCCAAGGCGGCGGGTTGCCTGAGCTTGATTCAGCAAGGAGCACAACCGATTTTAGGAGCGGGGCACTTGCTTGATTGGCTCCGACAATTACCGCCTCTTGACCCACAGTCTCAGCCGCTAATTCCCTTGGCTGTGCCGAGTCAAGAAGCGGAAGCAGCAATCGCGGACTTGACACCGGAGCAAGCAAAGGTTTATGCCATTCTGAGTGATCAACCGATTAGTAAAGATGAGATTGTTGAGCGATCGGGCTTAGATTTTTACCAAGTTCAAATTCATATTACTCACTTGGAGATCTTAGGCCTTGTTGAGGTTCTCCCAAGTGACTTCTGTCAACGCTGCTAG
- a CDS encoding DUF3318 domain-containing protein, protein MSELQRLKGLLPPELQSWVFVEASAAVDPPLVTCEEIGRDEVEIQIDLLRWEQLAIDQRNLLFWHEVGRIQNDAIPRDGWEMAALAIGLGGAVGELWVRDGLLLLLALGLSGFAGYRLYLKNNSEKKLQEAIAADERAIALSTRFGYSLPNAYKSLGSAIKTLIEQTPKKKQRSFYENRLQALRRSAAKAKAKAQQQVAANPETFEDVYQQG, encoded by the coding sequence ATGAGCGAACTTCAGCGTCTCAAGGGTTTGCTGCCACCCGAATTGCAGAGTTGGGTCTTTGTGGAAGCGTCGGCAGCCGTCGATCCGCCCTTGGTGACCTGCGAAGAAATCGGTCGCGACGAAGTTGAAATCCAGATTGATCTCCTGCGCTGGGAGCAGTTGGCGATTGACCAACGCAATCTGCTCTTTTGGCATGAAGTTGGCCGCATCCAAAATGATGCGATTCCCCGTGATGGCTGGGAAATGGCAGCCTTGGCGATCGGCTTGGGCGGCGCAGTCGGTGAACTGTGGGTACGCGACGGCCTGTTGCTGCTGCTCGCCCTTGGTCTCTCGGGTTTTGCCGGCTATCGCCTCTATCTGAAAAACAACAGCGAGAAGAAGCTGCAAGAAGCGATCGCCGCCGATGAACGCGCGATCGCCCTCTCGACGCGGTTTGGCTACAGCTTGCCCAACGCCTACAAGAGCTTGGGAAGCGCTATCAAAACGCTGATTGAGCAAACACCCAAGAAAAAACAGCGCAGCTTCTACGAAAACCGTTTGCAAGCTCTGCGCCGTAGTGCTGCCAAAGCCAAAGCGAAGGCTCAACAGCAAGTTGCAGCGAATCCCGAAACCTTCGAAGACGTCTACCAACAAGGCTAG
- a CDS encoding aminotransferase class I/II-fold pyridoxal phosphate-dependent enzyme, producing the protein MPTPLFDQLLASAEQARAPFHTPGHKLGRAIAPHLRQAWGSAVFRADLPELPELDNLYAASGVLAESQAQAAEVFGADRSWFLVNGSTGGLLAAILTICSPGDRLLLPRNAHRSLLSGCILSGAMPVWITPPEAADFDLIGVPTPEQVAIALAQDAQIKAIVLVSPTYEGVCADVATIAAIAHRHGVPLIVDAAHGAHLGFHPDLPASPLSEGADLVVQSTHKLLGALTQAAMLHLKGDRIDPERLSQSLALVQSSSPSYLLLASLEAATEQMRLSAPELLQTPIILARQAHQQLAALPGLRLPAIAISDRPGFLEWDPTRLVINFQACGWSGFSADEYLHEQWQVTAELPSLHNLVFHLSLGNQAADIDRLVTACDRLLSQEHHEELPPRLPAWLEPEIVLSPRQAWFARHQTVSLEQAIGAIAAECICPYPPGIPVLLPGERISKSAVDYLRQVQATGGILSGCADPELTTLRIVQDSDTLHASCPS; encoded by the coding sequence ATGCCGACACCGCTCTTTGATCAACTTTTGGCCAGTGCTGAGCAAGCCCGTGCGCCCTTTCATACCCCCGGACACAAGCTGGGACGAGCGATCGCGCCGCATCTTCGGCAGGCATGGGGATCAGCAGTCTTTCGCGCCGATCTGCCTGAGTTGCCGGAATTGGATAACCTCTACGCCGCCAGCGGGGTTTTAGCGGAGAGTCAAGCCCAAGCCGCTGAAGTCTTCGGTGCCGATCGCAGTTGGTTTTTGGTCAATGGCTCTACTGGCGGACTGTTAGCTGCGATTCTGACCATCTGCAGTCCCGGCGATCGCTTGCTACTGCCTCGCAATGCCCATCGATCACTGCTGAGCGGCTGTATTTTGAGCGGCGCGATGCCGGTTTGGATCACGCCACCAGAAGCAGCTGACTTTGACCTGATTGGGGTGCCAACTCCTGAGCAGGTGGCCATAGCATTAGCCCAAGATGCCCAGATCAAAGCTATCGTCCTTGTCTCGCCCACCTACGAAGGCGTCTGTGCCGATGTGGCTACGATCGCAGCGATCGCTCATCGCCATGGCGTCCCGTTGATTGTGGATGCCGCCCACGGCGCGCATTTAGGCTTTCATCCTGACTTGCCAGCCTCGCCCCTGAGCGAGGGAGCCGATCTCGTCGTCCAATCAACCCACAAGCTGCTGGGAGCCCTGACCCAAGCAGCGATGCTGCACCTTAAGGGCGATCGGATTGATCCTGAACGACTCAGCCAATCCTTAGCGTTGGTGCAAAGCAGTAGCCCCAGTTATCTGTTGCTGGCCTCTTTGGAAGCCGCTACAGAGCAAATGCGTCTTTCCGCGCCGGAGCTCCTGCAAACGCCGATCATTCTTGCTCGTCAAGCACACCAGCAACTCGCTGCACTGCCAGGCCTGCGATTGCCCGCGATCGCGATCAGTGATCGCCCCGGATTCCTCGAGTGGGACCCAACGCGGCTCGTGATCAATTTCCAAGCCTGTGGTTGGAGCGGCTTCAGTGCCGATGAATATTTGCATGAACAATGGCAAGTCACAGCGGAGCTGCCCAGCCTTCACAATCTGGTTTTCCATCTCAGCTTGGGTAACCAAGCGGCAGATATCGATCGCCTCGTCACAGCCTGCGATCGCCTCTTGTCACAGGAACATCACGAGGAATTACCACCGCGCCTGCCCGCTTGGCTGGAGCCAGAAATTGTCCTCAGTCCACGGCAAGCATGGTTTGCTCGCCATCAAACCGTCAGCCTTGAGCAAGCGATCGGAGCGATCGCGGCGGAGTGTATTTGCCCCTATCCACCCGGCATTCCCGTCCTGCTGCCCGGCGAGCGGATTTCCAAGAGCGCAGTAGACTATCTGCGACAGGTGCAGGCGACCGGCGGTATTCTCAGCGGCTGCGCTGACCCTGAATTGACCACGCTGCGCATCGTGCAGGACTCCGACACGCTTCATGCCTCTTGCCCCTCCTGA
- a CDS encoding Vat family streptogramin A O-acetyltransferase, which produces MPYPSAQNKHPLPGFPQVCFIQNTVQNPNIIIGDYTYYDDPEDSENFERNVLYHFPFVGDKLIIGKFCAIARGVQFIMNGAAHKMSGFSTYPFEIFGPSWDRVMPQPGDYPYKGDTVVGHDVWIGYEALIMPGVQIGHGAIIGARSVVTKDVPPYAVVGGNPAQVLKMRFPDSVIETLLAIAWWDWPIEKITENLEAIVGADLEVLKNISS; this is translated from the coding sequence ATGCCCTATCCGAGCGCCCAAAATAAGCATCCGTTACCTGGCTTTCCTCAAGTCTGCTTTATTCAAAATACGGTTCAGAACCCCAACATCATCATTGGGGACTACACCTATTACGATGATCCTGAAGATTCTGAGAACTTCGAGCGTAATGTTCTCTATCACTTTCCGTTTGTGGGTGACAAGCTGATCATTGGTAAGTTTTGCGCGATCGCCCGTGGCGTTCAATTCATCATGAATGGCGCTGCTCACAAAATGTCAGGCTTCTCGACCTACCCCTTTGAAATTTTTGGGCCGAGTTGGGATCGAGTCATGCCGCAGCCCGGTGACTATCCCTACAAGGGCGATACGGTGGTTGGTCATGATGTTTGGATTGGCTACGAAGCCCTGATTATGCCGGGTGTTCAGATTGGTCACGGTGCGATTATTGGGGCGCGATCAGTCGTGACTAAAGATGTTCCGCCCTATGCGGTTGTTGGGGGGAATCCTGCTCAAGTTTTAAAAATGCGCTTCCCAGATTCTGTGATTGAAACATTACTGGCGATCGCTTGGTGGGATTGGCCAATTGAGAAAATTACAGAGAATTTAGAAGCAATCGTTGGCGCAGATTTAGAAGTCCTTAAAAATATCAGTAGTTGA
- a CDS encoding SAM hydrolase/SAM-dependent halogenase family protein, with amino-acid sequence MSHLLTLLTDFGLQDSYVAAMKGVIYSICPEATLVDLCHAIPPQDVAAGRWQLLQAVPYFPAGTVHLAVVDPGVGSDRRAVVIETAIGLLVGPDNGLWSGLLSRFPAQRAVNLTNTNYWRSPQPDPTFHGRDIFAPVAAHLLNGVPLTELGPLIEPASLQTLGESQPQRSPQGWQGQIQAIDRFGNLITTLPAELGQAAAGLTLGDRWLPIARTYSEVAVGDLLVLAGSHGYLEIAQRNGSAQQALGAEMGAVVQLVCRRAP; translated from the coding sequence ATGAGTCACTTGCTGACCTTGCTGACAGATTTTGGCTTGCAGGACAGCTATGTCGCGGCCATGAAAGGGGTGATCTATTCGATCTGTCCAGAGGCGACTCTGGTTGATTTGTGCCATGCAATCCCGCCTCAGGATGTGGCGGCAGGCCGTTGGCAGCTATTGCAAGCAGTGCCTTACTTCCCAGCGGGAACCGTGCATTTGGCGGTGGTGGATCCAGGGGTGGGTAGCGATCGCCGCGCCGTAGTGATTGAAACAGCGATCGGGCTACTGGTCGGCCCTGATAACGGCCTCTGGAGTGGTCTCCTCAGCCGCTTTCCGGCGCAACGGGCAGTCAACCTGACTAACACGAACTACTGGCGATCGCCTCAGCCAGATCCGACCTTTCATGGTCGCGATATCTTTGCACCGGTTGCTGCTCATCTGCTCAATGGTGTGCCGTTGACTGAGCTAGGACCTTTAATTGAGCCAGCCTCCTTGCAGACCTTGGGGGAGTCGCAACCGCAACGATCGCCTCAGGGTTGGCAAGGACAAATTCAAGCGATCGATCGCTTTGGCAACCTGATCACCACCCTGCCGGCAGAGCTGGGTCAGGCAGCAGCGGGTCTGACTTTGGGCGATCGCTGGCTGCCGATCGCACGAACCTATAGTGAAGTCGCGGTTGGTGACTTGCTAGTGCTGGCAGGGAGTCATGGCTACCTAGAAATCGCCCAACGCAACGGCTCCGCACAACAAGCCTTAGGTGCAGAAATGGGCGCAGTCGTTCAATTGGTCTGTAGACGGGCACCCTAA
- the carB gene encoding carbamoyl-phosphate synthase large subunit — protein sequence MPRRQDIRKILLLGSGPIVIGQACEFDYSGTQACKALREEGYEVVLVNSNPATIMTDPETADRTYIEPLTPELVAQVIERERPDALLPTMGGQTALNLAVALAKNGTLDRFEVELIGAKLEAIEKAEDRLLFKEAMERIGVKVCPSGIANNMAEAQAIAEQIGTYPLIIRPAFTMGGTGGGIAYNQEEFELIVQSGLDASPVSQILVEQSLIGWKEFELEVMRDLADNVVIICSIENLDPMGVHTGDSITVAPAQTLTDKEYQRLRDQAIAIIREIGVETGGSNIQFAINPQDGDVIVIEMNPRVSRSSALASKATGFPIAKIAAKLAVGYSLDELKNDITRQTPASFEPTIDYVVTKIPRFAFEKFPGTPAQLTTMMKSVGEAMAIGRTFPESFQKALRSLEIGRAGWGCDRPETLPTLDQIKPQLRTPSPDRIFAVRQAMLLGLSDSDIYQLTGIDPWFLEKFREILEGEDFLKRTSIEQITPAQWLEVKQLGFSDRQIAFALGSSEEAVRQRRQQQGIKPVYKLVDTCAAEFEAYTPYYYSCYESPRAQLGESGLAAIAPESEVRPSDRPKVMILGGGPNRIGQGIEFDYCCCHAAFALADDGYETIMVNSNPETVSTDYDTSDRLYFEPLTREDVLNILEAEQPQGVIIQFGGQTPLKLAVPLQTFLQTPEGQALGTQIWGTSPDSIDTAEDRERFEQILRQLDIAQPANGLARSPEEALAIAHRIGYPTVVRPSYVLGGRAMEIVYSDAELERYMAEAVQVEPDHPILIDKFLENAIEVDVDALADRTGQVVIGGIMEHIEQAGIHSGDSACSLPTVSLNETVLETIRAWTTQLAKALNVIGLMNIQFAVKDEQVYILEANPRASRTVPFVSKAIGRPLAKIAARLMSGQTLADLGITSELVPSYLSVKEAVLPFDRFPGTDTLLGPEMRSTGEVMGIDVDFGRAFAKAELAASQRLPRQGTVFISVSDRDKAAIGPIAREFLTLGFRVVATGGTQKVLAEQRLSVEPILKVHEGRPHVLDALKNDQIQLIINTPAGARAKVDDQIIRRAALDYKVPTVTTIAGAKATVEAIRALLEQPLQVKSLQEYQQQG from the coding sequence ATGCCTCGCCGCCAAGATATTCGCAAAATTCTGCTGCTCGGATCCGGGCCGATTGTGATTGGACAGGCGTGCGAGTTTGACTACTCGGGCACGCAAGCTTGTAAGGCGCTGCGCGAGGAAGGCTACGAGGTGGTGTTGGTTAACTCCAACCCCGCCACGATCATGACCGACCCCGAGACGGCCGATCGCACCTATATTGAGCCGCTAACGCCGGAACTGGTCGCGCAGGTGATCGAACGGGAGCGCCCCGATGCGCTGCTGCCCACGATGGGTGGCCAAACGGCGCTGAACCTCGCGGTTGCGCTCGCCAAAAACGGCACCCTCGATCGCTTTGAGGTGGAACTGATCGGCGCGAAACTGGAAGCGATCGAAAAAGCTGAAGACCGACTCCTGTTCAAAGAAGCGATGGAGCGGATCGGCGTCAAAGTTTGCCCCAGCGGCATCGCCAACAATATGGCCGAGGCTCAGGCGATCGCGGAGCAAATCGGCACCTATCCGCTGATCATCCGTCCGGCCTTTACCATGGGCGGCACCGGCGGCGGCATTGCCTATAACCAAGAAGAATTTGAGCTGATTGTTCAGTCGGGCTTGGATGCCAGCCCCGTCAGCCAAATTCTGGTGGAACAGTCGCTGATTGGCTGGAAAGAATTCGAGCTGGAGGTGATGCGTGACCTCGCCGATAACGTCGTGATCATTTGTTCGATCGAAAACCTCGATCCGATGGGCGTGCACACCGGCGACTCGATCACCGTTGCACCGGCACAAACCCTAACCGATAAGGAATATCAGCGACTGCGCGACCAAGCAATCGCAATCATCCGCGAGATCGGGGTGGAAACTGGCGGTTCCAACATCCAGTTCGCGATCAATCCCCAAGATGGCGACGTGATCGTGATCGAAATGAACCCGCGCGTTTCCCGGAGTTCAGCGCTGGCTTCGAAAGCGACCGGCTTCCCGATCGCCAAAATCGCCGCCAAACTTGCGGTCGGCTACAGCTTAGATGAACTGAAAAACGACATTACCCGCCAGACACCAGCTTCCTTTGAACCGACGATCGACTATGTCGTCACCAAGATCCCGCGCTTTGCCTTCGAGAAATTCCCCGGTACGCCTGCCCAGCTGACCACGATGATGAAATCCGTGGGTGAGGCGATGGCGATCGGGCGGACCTTCCCCGAGTCTTTCCAAAAGGCGCTGCGATCGCTGGAAATTGGTCGGGCCGGCTGGGGCTGCGATCGCCCCGAAACCCTGCCAACACTGGATCAAATCAAGCCACAACTCCGGACACCTAGCCCCGATCGCATTTTTGCAGTGCGGCAGGCGATGCTGCTCGGCCTCAGCGACAGTGACATCTACCAGCTGACGGGCATCGATCCATGGTTCTTGGAGAAGTTCCGCGAGATTTTGGAGGGCGAAGACTTCCTGAAGCGCACCTCAATCGAGCAGATCACACCAGCGCAGTGGCTGGAGGTCAAACAGCTGGGCTTTAGCGATCGCCAGATTGCCTTTGCGCTGGGTAGTTCCGAAGAAGCGGTGCGCCAGCGGCGACAGCAACAGGGCATCAAGCCGGTCTACAAACTGGTCGACACCTGTGCGGCGGAGTTTGAAGCCTACACGCCTTACTACTACTCCTGCTACGAATCGCCCCGCGCCCAACTGGGTGAGTCAGGTCTAGCCGCGATCGCACCGGAATCAGAAGTCCGTCCCAGCGATCGCCCGAAAGTGATGATTCTAGGGGGTGGCCCTAACCGCATTGGTCAGGGCATCGAGTTTGACTACTGCTGTTGTCACGCGGCCTTTGCGCTGGCCGACGATGGCTACGAGACGATCATGGTCAACTCCAACCCTGAGACGGTCTCCACCGACTACGACACCAGCGATCGCCTCTACTTTGAGCCGCTGACCCGCGAGGATGTGCTGAACATTCTGGAAGCCGAGCAGCCCCAAGGCGTGATCATTCAATTCGGCGGTCAAACGCCGCTGAAGCTGGCTGTTCCCCTGCAAACCTTCCTGCAAACGCCAGAAGGTCAAGCCCTCGGTACCCAAATCTGGGGCACCTCGCCGGACTCGATCGATACAGCGGAAGACCGCGAACGCTTTGAGCAAATCCTGCGCCAGCTCGACATCGCCCAGCCTGCCAATGGTCTGGCGCGCAGCCCCGAAGAAGCCTTAGCGATCGCCCATCGCATCGGCTACCCGACGGTGGTGCGCCCTAGCTACGTTTTGGGCGGCCGTGCGATGGAGATTGTCTACTCCGATGCCGAACTCGAGCGTTACATGGCTGAGGCCGTGCAGGTCGAGCCGGATCACCCGATTTTGATCGACAAGTTTCTTGAAAACGCGATCGAAGTTGATGTCGATGCCCTCGCCGATCGCACGGGTCAAGTCGTCATCGGCGGGATCATGGAGCACATTGAGCAGGCCGGCATTCACTCCGGCGATAGCGCCTGTTCGCTGCCCACCGTCAGCCTCAACGAGACGGTGCTGGAAACGATCCGTGCTTGGACAACCCAGCTCGCGAAAGCGCTCAACGTCATCGGCCTCATGAACATTCAGTTCGCCGTCAAAGACGAGCAGGTTTATATCCTCGAAGCCAATCCCCGTGCCTCGCGAACCGTTCCCTTTGTCTCCAAGGCGATCGGGCGACCGCTGGCCAAGATTGCAGCACGATTGATGTCGGGTCAAACACTAGCGGATCTCGGCATTACCTCTGAATTAGTGCCCAGCTACCTCTCGGTTAAAGAAGCCGTGCTGCCCTTCGATCGCTTCCCCGGCACCGACACGCTGCTCGGCCCTGAAATGCGCTCCACTGGCGAAGTGATGGGCATTGATGTGGACTTTGGCCGTGCTTTTGCCAAGGCGGAACTGGCTGCCTCTCAGCGACTGCCACGCCAAGGCACGGTCTTCATCTCCGTCAGCGATCGCGATAAGGCGGCGATCGGGCCGATCGCGCGGGAATTTCTCACGTTGGGCTTCCGAGTGGTTGCAACGGGTGGCACTCAAAAAGTGTTGGCGGAGCAACGACTCTCCGTGGAGCCGATTCTCAAAGTCCATGAAGGTCGTCCGCACGTTTTGGATGCACTCAAGAACGATCAAATTCAGCTGATTATCAATACTCCCGCAGGCGCTCGCGCCAAAGTGGATGACCAGATTATTCGCCGCGCTGCACTCGATTACAAAGTGCCAACCGTAACCACGATCGCGGGTGCAAAAGCTACGGTTGAGGCGATTCGTGCCTTGTTAGAACAACCGTTGCAAGTGAAATCCTTGCAGGAATATCAACAACAGGGATAG
- the cbiT gene encoding precorrin-6Y C5,15-methyltransferase subunit CbiT: MPLAPPDRSWPYSTAGIPDDWFAQLPGIPLTKREVRLLILAQLRLEATSCLWDVGAGTGTIPVEAGLLCPQGKVVAIERDEEVCALIQRNCQQFAVTNVDVVMGNAPDCLEAIAHSPDRAVIEGGRPIAAVISSVWQRLQPQGRLVVTTASLEGLYTVSETLAQLPARNIEVVQAAVNRLERRGRSQVLAAVDPIFILSGEKLE; encoded by the coding sequence ATGCCTCTTGCCCCTCCTGATCGTTCCTGGCCCTACAGCACGGCTGGCATCCCCGACGACTGGTTTGCCCAACTGCCCGGCATTCCTCTCACCAAACGGGAAGTGCGGCTGCTGATTTTGGCACAACTCCGGCTTGAAGCCACCTCCTGTCTCTGGGATGTTGGGGCGGGGACGGGGACGATTCCGGTTGAAGCCGGTTTACTCTGCCCGCAAGGCAAAGTGGTGGCGATCGAGCGGGATGAGGAAGTCTGCGCCCTGATTCAGCGCAACTGCCAGCAGTTCGCCGTGACTAATGTCGATGTGGTGATGGGCAACGCACCCGATTGTTTAGAGGCGATCGCCCACTCTCCTGATCGCGCCGTGATTGAAGGTGGCCGACCGATCGCTGCTGTGATCAGTAGCGTCTGGCAGCGTTTGCAGCCCCAAGGTCGCCTCGTAGTCACGACTGCCAGCTTGGAGGGGCTATATACCGTTTCCGAAACGCTGGCCCAGCTTCCCGCTCGCAACATTGAAGTAGTTCAAGCCGCTGTTAATCGACTCGAGCGCCGAGGACGCAGCCAAGTACTCGCTGCGGTCGATCCGATCTTCATCCTCAGCGGCGAAAAACTCGAATAG